The Gemmata palustris genome includes a region encoding these proteins:
- a CDS encoding DUF1580 domain-containing protein: MADSVLTPDVEPVAQVLAEIQTGDGLALSAAGRLFPAHRGTGTVGPSTVFRWLTKGAKANGGHLVRLEAVRVGGRWLTSRGAVARFVRALTDAATPAAPVPAPRTTSARQKASERAGRELVKRGA; encoded by the coding sequence ATGGCCGATTCCGTTCTCACCCCCGACGTCGAACCCGTCGCGCAAGTGCTGGCCGAGATCCAGACCGGCGACGGGCTAGCCCTCTCCGCGGCCGGGCGCCTGTTCCCGGCCCACCGCGGGACCGGCACCGTCGGGCCGTCCACGGTCTTCCGCTGGCTCACCAAAGGCGCGAAGGCGAACGGCGGGCACCTCGTGAGGCTCGAAGCGGTCCGCGTGGGCGGGCGCTGGCTCACGTCGCGCGGGGCCGTCGCCCGGTTCGTCCGCGCGCTCACCGATGCGGCCACCCCCGCGGCTCCCGTCCCCGCTCCCCGAACCACGTCCGCGCGGCAGAAGGCGAGCGAGCGCGCCGGCCGTGAACTCGTCAAGCGCGGCGCGTGA